CGCGCGTACGAGACCGAGCGCGCCGTGCTTGCTCGCGGAGTACGCGCTGACCTGCGACTCCCCTCGTTTGGCGACCACCGACGCGATCACGACGATCCGACCCCACGACGCGTCGGTCATGGCGGGCAGCGCCCTGCGCATACAGCGGAACGGGGCCGTCAGGTTGAGGTCGAGGGCGGCCGCCCACTGCTCGTCAGACGTGTCGACCAGCGGTGCCGCCGTACCCGACCCGGCGTTGCAGACCAGCACTTCGACGGGCCCCCACTCCGCTTCGACGGTTTCGAACGCGGAGTCGATCGACCCCTGATCTGTCACGTCTGCCGGTACGACAAGGGCGGGACCCTCGAGGTCCGCGGCAACGGTCTCGAGCGGCTCGCGCCTGCGCGCCAGCAATGCGACGCGGTGGCCCGCGGCGGACAGCCGGGCGACGACAGCTGCGCCGACACCTTGTCCGGCCCCGGTGACCAGGCAGACCCGCGACATCAGCGCCCCTTC
The sequence above is drawn from the Nocardioidaceae bacterium SCSIO 66511 genome and encodes:
- a CDS encoding SDR family oxidoreductase — its product is MSRVCLVTGAGQGVGAAVVARLSAAGHRVALLARRREPLETVAADLEGPALVVPADVTDQGSIDSAFETVEAEWGPVEVLVCNAGSGTAAPLVDTSDEQWAAALDLNLTAPFRCMRRALPAMTDASWGRIVVIASVVAKRGESQVSAYSASKHGALGLVRAAASEVARTGVTVNAVCPGYVDTPMTDATIEAIAERTGRSPAEAHEVLARRQPIGRLVAPDEVATAVELCVDNGAINGQGINVDGGAVQS